One Glycine max cultivar Williams 82 chromosome 6, Glycine_max_v4.0, whole genome shotgun sequence DNA segment encodes these proteins:
- the LOC100800315 gene encoding outer envelope protein 61 — protein sequence MFNGMMDPDLMRIAQEQMSRMSPAELARIQQQMMSNPELMRMASESMKNMSSEDFKLAAEQLKHTRPEEMAEIGEKMANASPEEVAAMRSRVDAQIKYQLSAAEMLKKQGNDLHNQGRYNDALKKYILAKENIKEVPSFQSRKLLLACSLNLMSCYLKTRQYNECVKEGSEVLAYDAKNLKALYRRGQAYKELGLLKDAVSDLSMALEVSPDDDTIAELLRDAKEKLAMDGGEHAPGRLVIEEITEDVPSGSSSLEQTVVQPKKSGDSSKSYSTANNGNPKTNADSLDALKKDPEAVRSFQNFISNTDPDMLASLNAGQFKDVSPDMIKTTSDMVSKMSPEELQRMLDMASSFQGDNPFFRGGSPDSSFNPGSMPPNVTPDMFKAASDMISKMPADELKRMFEMASSLKGKESTPLAAAVDENERNVSRSNLPSSSTNGTTAFGESSSHNVFSNMRNASQSNFPSSSTDLQEQMRNQMKDPAMRKMFSSMVKNMSPEMMANMGEQFGVKLSPGEAAKAHQAMSSLSPESLDKMMLWADRIQRGVESARKTKNWLLGKPGMIFAIFMLILAVILHRLGFIGG from the exons ATGTTCAACGGTATGATGGATCCCGATTTGATGAGAATCGCTCAGGAGCAGATGAGTCGCATGTCACCCGCTGAGTTGGCTCGGATCCAACAACAG ATGATGTCTAATCCAGAGCTGATGAGGATGGCCTCCGAGAGCATGAAGAACATGAGTTCTGAAGACTTTAAACTTGCTGCTGAGCAGTTAAAGCATACTCGTCCGGAAGAAATGGCTGAGATTGGTGAGAAGATGGCTAATGCGAGTCCTGAGGAAGTGGCAGCGATGCGATCCCGGGTTGATGCCCAGATCAAATATCAGTTGAGTGCGGCTGAGATGTTGAAGAAGCAG GGAAATGATCTTCATAATCAAGGAAGGTACAATGATGCTTTGAAGAAGTATATACTT GCTAAGGAAAACATTAAAGAGGTACCATCTTTCCAAAGTAGAAAGCTTCTTTTGGCATGCTCTCTGAACTTGATGTCCTGTTACTTGAAGACAAGGCAGTATAATGAATGTGTAAAAGAAGGTTCTGAG GTTTTGGCATATGATGCAAAGAATCTTAAGGCTCTTTATCGAAGAGGTCAAGCATATAAGGAACTAGGTCTTCTAAAA gatGCCGTTTCTGATCTGAGCATGGCACTTGAAGTGTCCCCTGATGATGATACAATTGCAGAGCTTTTACG GGATGCCAAGGAAAAATTGGCAATGGATGGTGGTGAGCATGCACCTGGAA GACTAGTAATTGAAGAAATAACTGAAGATGTGCCTTCTGGAAGCTCTTCTTTGGAACAAACAGTGGTTCAACCAAAAAAATCTGGTGACTCCTCTAAGAGTTACAGTACAGCTAACAATGGAAATCCAAAAACAAATGCAGACAGTTTAGATGCATTGAAAAAAGATCCTGAAGCTGTCAG atCATTCCAAAACTTTATTTCAAATACCGATCCTGACATGCTGGCTTCTTTGAATGCTGGACAATTCAAAGACGTGTCTCCAGATATGATTAAAACTACCTCTGATATGGTTAGTAAAATGTCACCTGAGGAACTTCAAAGAATGCTTGACATGGCTTCTTCATTTCAAGGGGACAACCCATTTTTTAGAGGAGGTTCCCCTGATTCTTCTTTCAACCCTGGATCAATGCCTCCAAACGTGACACCTGATATGTTTAAAGCAGCAAGTGATATGATAAGTAAAATGCCAGCAGACGAACTTAAGAGGATGTTTGAAATGGCATCCTCACTGAAAGGGAAAGAATCTACTCCATTAGCAGCAGCAGTAGATGAGAATGAAAGAAATGTTTCGCGGTCAAACTTACCATCATCAAGTACTAATGGAACTACTGCTTTTGGAGAATCAAGTTCTCATAACGTGTTTTCAAATATGAGAAATGCTTCTCAGTCAAACTTCCCTTCCTCGAGTACCGATCTACAAGAACAGATGAGAAACCAGATGAAAGATCCAGCCATGCGGAAG ATGTTCTCATCCATGGTTAAAAATATGAGCCCGGAAATGATGGCTAACATGGGTGAACAATTTGGTGTTAAGCTTTCACCAGGAGAAGCTGCAAAAGCTCATCAAGCCATGTCATCCTTATCACCGGAGAGCTTGGATAAAATG ATGCTTTGGGCGGACAGGATTCAAAGAGGAGTTGAATCCGCGAGAAAGACGAAGAACTGGCTGCTAGGGAAACCTGGCATGATCTTTGCAATATTCATGCTCATTTTGGCTGTCATTCTTCACCGGTTAGGCTTCATTGGTGGCTAG